One window from the genome of Hoplias malabaricus isolate fHopMal1 chromosome X2, fHopMal1.hap1, whole genome shotgun sequence encodes:
- the LOC136677245 gene encoding AN1-type zinc finger protein 5-like isoform X2 produces the protein MAQETNQSPVPILCTTGCGFYGNPRTNGMCSVCYKEHLSRQQSSDRSPVSPLGSPSSEASAMQRLEASLNKTEPSPPASTESMRESMPMASLPVTQQMTEMSISREEKSPQKSPTPDSVEPVVTQPTSSYLPVTGAQVSDDGKSPDTSKPKKNRCFTCRKRVGLTGFDCRCGNLFCGIHRYSDKHNCTYDYKAEAAAKIRKENPVVVADKIQRI, from the exons ATGGCCCAGGAGACCAATCAGAGTCCAGTTCCTATCCTGTGCACTACGGGATGTGGTTTCTATGGCAACCCCAGGACGAATGGGATGTGTTCTGTGTGCTATAAGGAGCACCTGAGTAGACAGCAAAGTAGTGACCGCAGTCCTGTCAGCCCTCTGG GCAGTCCCTCTTCGGAGGCCTCGGCTATGCAGAGATTAGAAGCCAgtctaaacaaaacagaaccatCACCTCCAGCTAGCACAGAGTCAATGAGAGA AAGCATGCCCATGGCCTCGTTGCCTGTAACACAACAGATGACAGAGATGAGCATCTCCAGAGAGGAGAAGAGTCCCCAGAAGTCTCCCACACCAGACTCTGTGGAACCAG TGGTGACCCAACCTACTTCCTCCTACTTGCCAGTGACAGGAGCTCAGGTCAGCGATGACGGAAAGAGTCCAGACACATCCAAACCCAAAAAGAACCGCTGCTTCACCTGCCGCAAGAGGGTGGGATTGACAG GTTTTGACTGCAGATGTGGCAACCTTTTCTGCGGGATCCACAGGTATTCGGACAAACACAACTGCACATATGACTACAAGGCGGAAGCAGCTGCCAAGATCCGCAAGGAGAACCCCGTGGTGGTAGCAGACAAAATCCAGAGAATATAA
- the LOC136677245 gene encoding AN1-type zinc finger protein 5-like isoform X1: MAQETNQSPVPILCTTGCGFYGNPRTNGMCSVCYKEHLSRQQSSDRSPVSPLAGSPSSEASAMQRLEASLNKTEPSPPASTESMRESMPMASLPVTQQMTEMSISREEKSPQKSPTPDSVEPVVTQPTSSYLPVTGAQVSDDGKSPDTSKPKKNRCFTCRKRVGLTGFDCRCGNLFCGIHRYSDKHNCTYDYKAEAAAKIRKENPVVVADKIQRI, from the exons ATGGCCCAGGAGACCAATCAGAGTCCAGTTCCTATCCTGTGCACTACGGGATGTGGTTTCTATGGCAACCCCAGGACGAATGGGATGTGTTCTGTGTGCTATAAGGAGCACCTGAGTAGACAGCAAAGTAGTGACCGCAGTCCTGTCAGCCCTCTGG CAGGCAGTCCCTCTTCGGAGGCCTCGGCTATGCAGAGATTAGAAGCCAgtctaaacaaaacagaaccatCACCTCCAGCTAGCACAGAGTCAATGAGAGA AAGCATGCCCATGGCCTCGTTGCCTGTAACACAACAGATGACAGAGATGAGCATCTCCAGAGAGGAGAAGAGTCCCCAGAAGTCTCCCACACCAGACTCTGTGGAACCAG TGGTGACCCAACCTACTTCCTCCTACTTGCCAGTGACAGGAGCTCAGGTCAGCGATGACGGAAAGAGTCCAGACACATCCAAACCCAAAAAGAACCGCTGCTTCACCTGCCGCAAGAGGGTGGGATTGACAG GTTTTGACTGCAGATGTGGCAACCTTTTCTGCGGGATCCACAGGTATTCGGACAAACACAACTGCACATATGACTACAAGGCGGAAGCAGCTGCCAAGATCCGCAAGGAGAACCCCGTGGTGGTAGCAGACAAAATCCAGAGAATATAA